A window of Armatimonadia bacterium contains these coding sequences:
- a CDS encoding ABC transporter permease, translated as MSVWESIRIALRALRSNKMRTALTMLGIIIGVAAVIAMVALGQGAAKKIREQFESMGTNLLVVRAGSPMRRMGPSGGSSRNTLMPSDSEAIVRKFKGTIAMASQVCRGNGDVKLGNTTWTTSIVGATPEYETVAKMPVEEGRWLTDQEEKGRQRTVLVGRTVIEKLTGDRYASIVGRDVLILRTRFQVVGVLKERGAGGFGQDQDDLLIVPCNTAMRRLFNRTSLSEIDISCRTQGDTALATEQVVSLLRDRHKLRPPFPDNDDFSVRSQAQMLEASAESSQTMTSLLGGIALVSLLVGGIGIMNIMLVSVTERTREIGIRKAVGATSHHILMQFMIESLVIAVIGGLTGIALGVGTVLIISNALGWDALIQTSSVVLSVVVSGAVGVFFGIYPAYRAANLNPIDALRFE; from the coding sequence ATGAGTGTGTGGGAGAGCATCCGCATTGCCTTGCGAGCCCTGCGCAGTAACAAGATGCGCACGGCGCTCACGATGCTGGGTATCATCATCGGCGTGGCGGCGGTCATTGCTATGGTCGCCCTCGGACAGGGTGCTGCCAAGAAGATCCGCGAGCAGTTCGAGTCGATGGGCACCAACCTGCTGGTCGTCCGGGCGGGGAGCCCGATGCGTCGCATGGGTCCCTCTGGTGGGTCAAGCAGGAATACGCTCATGCCCTCCGACTCCGAGGCGATCGTCCGCAAGTTCAAGGGGACCATTGCCATGGCCTCGCAAGTGTGCCGGGGCAATGGAGACGTGAAGCTTGGCAACACCACCTGGACAACCTCCATCGTCGGGGCGACCCCCGAGTACGAGACCGTGGCCAAGATGCCCGTGGAGGAGGGGCGCTGGCTGACCGATCAGGAGGAGAAGGGCCGGCAGCGCACCGTACTGGTGGGACGAACGGTCATCGAGAAGCTCACCGGGGACCGTTACGCCAGCATTGTCGGTAGGGACGTGCTGATCCTGCGGACTCGCTTCCAGGTGGTCGGGGTCCTGAAGGAGAGAGGCGCCGGCGGGTTCGGCCAGGACCAGGACGACCTGCTGATCGTGCCGTGCAACACTGCGATGCGTCGGCTGTTCAACCGCACCAGCCTGAGCGAGATCGACATCAGTTGCCGCACTCAGGGGGACACCGCGCTGGCTACCGAGCAGGTGGTCTCGCTCCTGCGGGATCGCCACAAGCTGCGGCCGCCCTTCCCGGACAACGACGACTTCAGCGTTCGCAGCCAGGCGCAGATGCTTGAGGCGAGTGCCGAGAGCTCGCAGACCATGACCTCGCTGCTCGGCGGCATTGCCCTCGTCTCGCTGCTCGTGGGCGGCATCGGCATCATGAATATCATGCTGGTGTCGGTTACCGAACGAACGAGGGAGATCGGGATCCGCAAGGCAGTCGGCGCGACCAGTCACCACATCCTGATGCAGTTCATGATCGAGTCCCTGGTGATCGCGGTTATCGGCGGTCTCACTGGAATCGCCCTTGGGGTGGGAACGGTGCTCATCATCTCCAATGCCCTGGGCTGGGACGCGCTCATCCAGACCTCCTCGGTGGTGCTGTCTGTGGTCGTCTCGGGCGCAGTGGGTGTGTTCTTCGGCATCTACCCTGCCTACCGCGCCGCCAACCTGAACCCCATCGACGCCCTGCGGTTCGAGTAG